Proteins encoded in a region of the Schistocerca serialis cubense isolate TAMUIC-IGC-003099 chromosome 6, iqSchSeri2.2, whole genome shotgun sequence genome:
- the LOC126484940 gene encoding trypsin alpha-3-like: MLRTGLVVLLAVALCGAATSPLVKPIQGSKPWRPRLDGRIVGGSSVSISQYPWQLYFTIANYMCGASIISNTWALSAAHCVDGFAIGQMQLRSGTSTRGSGGTVHSVATGYIHGDYGDYDYDVCVVQVSNAFSFGTNVQAVSLASSEPSAGTSVTVTGWGLTSEDGSAANTLQAVTVQIVDRNSCNRSYGDITSRMLCAGVSGGGKDSCGGDSGGPLVSGSTQVGIVSFGFGCAEADYPGVYANVANLRSWIQQASGV, translated from the exons ATGTTACGGACTGGTTTGGTTGTACTGTTGGCGGTGGCCCTCTGTGGCGCGGCTACTTCTCCCCTGGTGAAGCCCATCCAGGGGAGCAAGCCCTGGAGGCCTCGTCTGGATGGTCGGATCGTCGGTGGTTCCTCTGTCAGCATCTCCCAGTACCCGTGGCAGCTCTACTTCACCAT CGCCAACTACATGTGCGGCGCCTCCATCATCAGCAACACCTGGGCCCTCTCCGCAGCCCACTGTGTGGATGGATTCGCCATAGGCCAAATGCAGCTTCGTTCTGGCACCTCTACCAGAGGTAGCGGTGGTACCGTCCACAGTGTAGCAACCGGCTACATCCACGGGGACTACGGGGACTACGATTACGACGTCTGCGTGGTGCAAGTCTCCAACGCCTTCAGCTTCGGCACCAACGTGCAAGCCGTCAGCCTGGCCTCGTCAGAGCCCTCTGCTGGGACCTCTGTCACAGTCACCGGCTGGGGCCTGACGTCCGAGGACGGCAGCGCAGCCAACACTCTGCAGGCGGTCACCGTCCAGATCGTGGACCGCAACTCGTGCAACCGCTCTTACGGCGACATCACCAGCCGCATGCTCTGCGCAGGAGTAAGCGGAGGTGGCAAGGACTCGTGCGGAGGGGACAGCGGTGGTCCTCTGGTGTCCGGCTCCACCCAGGTGGGTATCGTCTCCTTCGGTTTCGGCTGCGCCGAGGCCGACTATCCCGGCGTCTACGCCAACGTCGCCAACCTGCGATCCTGGATCCAGCAAGCTTCTGGAGTCTAA